One genomic window of Polyangium aurulentum includes the following:
- a CDS encoding YncE family protein, which translates to MSQRRVPCPACKAPIVDGARKCRACKAWLVPEAMPRAPKVILGGIAVAGTLFAAVVGGRESPVGEAPPLTALTDSDASTQGVPRPGAIGPEVEAEPEPPPPPDPNKRWKTREIRVGEVHPLDVLFHPKGTSVYVSADDATLREYKLKNGEIAHQASMPAQGDEIRMLFDRYVAVLRHEDAARVPVMDTTAWNRDPVLLDVGRSPGQIVAMPDGRTVVAATIDGKRVARFDLPTGVRLSDITLPHATGQLFLVRAEGRPYLGALGALTHGGRAAGAWIDLFDPSEEPFGATRRSVFVGRDPRVGAVSHDGGSLFFPDRVSNKAVLLDIAATTQVKSVAVGLSPEQGFFMGEDRYGVTLDSKARTATVIELETMKVKSTLMLDGAPCGGAASPDGRILFVTLGGTEWPPKGSGVAVIAGDPPKVVATLPTGLGACAVDVSRDGARAVVASYYDKSVTIVEQ; encoded by the coding sequence ATGAGCCAGCGACGCGTCCCGTGCCCCGCGTGCAAGGCGCCGATCGTCGACGGGGCGCGCAAGTGCCGCGCGTGCAAGGCGTGGCTCGTGCCCGAGGCGATGCCGCGCGCGCCGAAGGTGATCCTGGGCGGCATCGCCGTCGCGGGCACGCTCTTCGCGGCCGTCGTCGGTGGGCGCGAGTCGCCCGTCGGTGAGGCGCCGCCGCTCACCGCGCTCACGGACTCGGACGCGAGCACCCAGGGCGTGCCGAGGCCTGGGGCGATCGGCCCCGAGGTCGAGGCCGAGCCCGAGCCGCCGCCGCCGCCGGATCCGAACAAGCGCTGGAAGACGCGCGAGATCCGCGTCGGCGAGGTGCATCCGCTCGACGTGCTCTTCCACCCGAAGGGCACGAGCGTGTACGTGAGCGCGGACGACGCGACGCTGCGCGAGTACAAGCTCAAGAACGGCGAGATTGCGCATCAGGCGTCGATGCCGGCGCAGGGCGACGAGATCCGGATGCTCTTCGATCGGTACGTGGCCGTCCTGCGACACGAGGACGCCGCGCGCGTGCCGGTGATGGATACGACCGCGTGGAACCGCGATCCGGTGCTGCTCGACGTGGGCCGAAGCCCCGGGCAAATCGTGGCGATGCCGGACGGGCGCACGGTGGTGGCCGCGACGATCGACGGCAAGCGCGTGGCCCGCTTCGACTTGCCCACGGGCGTCAGGCTCTCGGACATCACGCTGCCGCACGCGACGGGGCAGCTCTTTCTGGTGCGCGCCGAGGGGAGGCCTTACCTCGGAGCCCTGGGCGCGCTCACGCACGGCGGTCGGGCGGCGGGCGCGTGGATCGACCTCTTCGACCCGAGCGAGGAGCCGTTCGGGGCGACCCGCAGGAGCGTCTTCGTGGGCCGCGATCCGCGCGTGGGAGCGGTCTCGCACGACGGCGGCTCGCTGTTCTTCCCGGATCGGGTCTCGAACAAGGCCGTGCTGCTCGATATCGCGGCCACCACGCAGGTCAAGAGCGTGGCCGTCGGCCTGAGCCCCGAGCAAGGGTTTTTCATGGGCGAGGATCGCTATGGCGTGACCCTCGACAGCAAGGCGCGCACGGCGACGGTGATCGAGCTCGAGACGATGAAGGTCAAGAGCACGCTCATGCTCGACGGCGCGCCGTGCGGGGGCGCGGCTTCGCCGGACGGTCGCATTCTTTTCGTGACCCTCGGCGGAACCGAATGGCCGCCGAAGGGCAGCGGCGTGGCCGTCATCGCGGGCGATCCGCCCAAGGTCGTGGCCACCTTGCCCACGGGCCTCGGCGCCTGCGCGGTGGACGTCTCGCGCGACGGCGCGCGCGCGGTCGTGGCGTCGTATTACGACAAATCGGTCACGATCGTCGAGCAGTAG
- a CDS encoding RidA family protein, which yields MRKRVFSGAEWESKVGYCRAVAIGPLVWIGGTAPVKPGGGTHAPGDAYAQAVRCFEIIEAALGELGGSLADVVRTRMYVTDISRWPEIGRAHAEKLGQNPPAATMVEVRRLIDEDMLVEIEVDAYCSTIVTDLS from the coding sequence ATGAGAAAGCGCGTGTTTTCCGGGGCGGAGTGGGAGAGCAAGGTCGGCTATTGCCGGGCCGTCGCAATCGGGCCGCTCGTCTGGATCGGCGGCACCGCGCCCGTCAAACCCGGCGGGGGCACGCACGCGCCCGGCGACGCCTACGCGCAGGCCGTGCGGTGCTTCGAGATCATCGAGGCGGCGCTCGGCGAGCTCGGCGGATCGCTCGCCGACGTGGTGCGCACGCGGATGTACGTGACCGACATCTCGCGCTGGCCCGAGATTGGAAGGGCCCACGCGGAAAAGCTCGGCCAAAACCCGCCCGCGGCCACGATGGTCGAGGTCCGCAGGCTGATCGACGAGGACATGCTCGTCGAGATCGAGGTCGACGCCTACTGCTCGACGATCGTGACCGATTTGTCGTAA
- a CDS encoding RNA recognition motif domain-containing protein has product MSKRLYVGNLAFHSTEESVRSAFQQAGVEVLNVQVMTDRVTGQSRGFGFVDVAGDKEAEHAINQLHGKSLDGRTLTVNEARERTPGGGGGGGGGFRGGGGGGGGFGGGGGGGGFGGGGGGDKRGGGGGRGGDRRGGRGGERGGRGGGGRDRGDRW; this is encoded by the coding sequence ATGAGCAAGCGACTGTACGTGGGCAATTTGGCCTTCCATTCCACCGAGGAGAGCGTGCGGAGCGCCTTCCAGCAAGCCGGTGTGGAGGTCCTGAACGTCCAGGTCATGACGGATCGGGTGACGGGGCAATCGCGTGGGTTCGGCTTCGTGGATGTCGCGGGCGACAAGGAGGCCGAGCACGCGATCAATCAGCTGCACGGCAAGAGCCTGGACGGCCGCACGTTGACGGTGAACGAGGCGCGTGAGCGCACGCCGGGTGGCGGCGGCGGCGGCGGTGGCGGCTTCCGTGGCGGTGGCGGCGGCGGCGGTGGCTTTGGCGGCGGCGGCGGCGGCGGCGGCTTCGGCGGCGGCGGCGGCGGCGACAAGCGCGGCGGCGGCGGCGGGCGCGGTGGCGACCGGCGCGGCGGGCGCGGCGGCGAGCGCGGCGGTCGTGGTGGTGGTGGTCGCGATCGCGGCGATCGCTGGTAG
- a CDS encoding type VI secretion system protein, whose protein sequence is MSEPGPFTQEMDGLRAILARKFAQSKKPEYAVPWYLVVGDPGSGRSTAIRSQFLTWSGGDGPLNIGVATPFCTYWMADEAIFIEPESRVLGPRRDPVLLEALCKELIEKRPREPLDGIIVVLNAATFADADEPNVQAYARAMRETLVEIGRHLGVDVPTYIILTRFDTIWGFADVFQWTRERQREDPWGFTLSPETPAQEALPKIREEIDGLMARFEMFCFAKLATEDPVDTRVRAYQHLVEVREFLDRLRTLFGVLAMPNAYERVPWFRAMAIGSAVPGIGDKQRAGVARFHAMGLAAAQPPQGMRPGGLPIHALVKTVVIPEKDLVPLRVRWRDDLTVLIATGLGVLVLVTAVIVKLVI, encoded by the coding sequence ATGAGCGAACCCGGGCCCTTCACGCAGGAGATGGACGGGCTGCGCGCGATCCTCGCGCGCAAGTTCGCGCAGTCGAAGAAGCCCGAGTACGCGGTGCCCTGGTACCTCGTCGTGGGCGATCCGGGCTCTGGGCGCTCGACCGCGATCCGCTCGCAGTTCCTCACGTGGTCGGGCGGCGACGGGCCGCTCAACATCGGGGTCGCGACGCCGTTCTGCACCTACTGGATGGCCGACGAGGCGATCTTCATCGAGCCCGAGTCGCGCGTGCTCGGGCCGCGGCGCGATCCCGTGCTGCTCGAGGCGCTCTGCAAGGAGCTCATCGAGAAGCGCCCGCGCGAGCCGCTCGACGGCATCATCGTCGTCCTCAACGCCGCCACCTTCGCCGACGCGGACGAGCCCAACGTGCAGGCGTACGCGCGCGCGATGCGCGAGACGCTCGTCGAGATCGGCCGGCACCTCGGCGTCGACGTGCCGACGTACATCATCCTCACCCGCTTCGACACGATCTGGGGCTTCGCGGACGTCTTCCAGTGGACGCGCGAGCGGCAGCGCGAGGACCCGTGGGGCTTCACGCTCTCGCCCGAGACTCCGGCGCAGGAGGCGCTGCCGAAGATCCGCGAGGAGATCGACGGGCTGATGGCGCGCTTCGAGATGTTCTGCTTCGCCAAGCTCGCGACCGAGGATCCGGTCGACACGCGCGTGCGCGCCTACCAGCACCTCGTCGAGGTGCGCGAGTTCCTCGACCGGCTGCGCACGCTCTTCGGCGTGCTCGCGATGCCGAACGCCTACGAGCGCGTGCCGTGGTTCCGCGCGATGGCGATCGGCAGCGCGGTGCCCGGCATCGGCGACAAGCAGCGCGCGGGCGTCGCGCGGTTCCACGCGATGGGGCTCGCGGCAGCCCAGCCGCCGCAAGGGATGCGGCCGGGCGGGCTGCCCATTCACGCGCTCGTCAAGACCGTGGTCATCCCCGAGAAGGACCTCGTGCCCCTGCGCGTGCGCTGGCGCGACGATCTCACCGTGCTCATCGCCACGGGGCTCGGCGTGCTCGTGCTCGTCACCGCCGTGATCGTCAAGCTCGTCATTTAG
- a CDS encoding DsbA family protein, with product MNRTTAALLLTFLVGCGTSPGASGPNTPDSTDDESGATGSSSSVGGELSARERATLERLLDETYAPCPDQAVTIAACLKEQRDCRACQPAARFLSDRVKSGSPRSDIQRAYGLRFGNDVRKVDVADSPARGPADAPVTIMIWSDFECPACGRIVPQVERIAEKHAREVRLVHKLYPLKDKHPHAEMAARAAIAAQRQGRYWEMEKLLFEHQKELDEGKIEGFAKDLKLDMGRFRADMQDAAATRILARDQTDADRSGLTGTPFILINGREFDLGLFRPEPDLETWIATELELGRGAPAK from the coding sequence ATGAACCGAACGACGGCAGCCCTGCTCCTCACCTTCCTCGTGGGTTGCGGCACGAGCCCGGGGGCATCCGGGCCGAACACGCCCGACTCCACCGACGATGAATCTGGCGCCACCGGCAGCAGCAGCTCGGTCGGGGGCGAGCTGTCGGCACGGGAGAGAGCGACCCTCGAGCGCCTGCTCGACGAGACGTACGCCCCCTGCCCCGACCAGGCCGTGACGATCGCCGCCTGCCTCAAAGAACAACGCGACTGCCGCGCCTGCCAGCCGGCCGCTCGCTTCCTCAGCGACCGGGTCAAGTCCGGCAGCCCGCGCAGCGACATCCAGCGCGCGTACGGGCTGCGCTTCGGCAACGACGTGCGCAAGGTCGACGTCGCCGACTCGCCCGCCCGCGGCCCCGCGGACGCGCCCGTCACGATCATGATCTGGAGCGACTTCGAGTGCCCCGCGTGCGGCCGCATCGTGCCGCAGGTCGAGCGCATCGCGGAGAAGCACGCGCGCGAGGTGCGCCTCGTGCACAAGCTCTACCCGCTCAAGGACAAGCACCCGCACGCCGAGATGGCCGCGCGCGCCGCGATCGCCGCCCAGCGCCAGGGCCGCTACTGGGAGATGGAGAAGCTCCTCTTCGAGCACCAGAAGGAGCTCGACGAGGGGAAGATCGAGGGCTTCGCCAAGGACCTGAAGCTCGACATGGGCCGCTTCCGCGCCGACATGCAGGACGCGGCGGCCACGCGCATCCTCGCGCGCGACCAGACCGACGCAGACCGCTCGGGCCTCACGGGCACGCCGTTCATCCTCATCAACGGCCGCGAGTTCGACCTCGGCCTCTTCCGACCCGAGCCGGACCTCGAGACGTGGATCGCCACCGAGCTCGAGCTCGGCCGCGGCGCCCCCGCTAAATGA
- a CDS encoding DotU family type IV/VI secretion system protein, with amino-acid sequence MERSIGVYGEDVLLWVCALRQSKQRPQAEYLLQQANQLMNELKSSKATDDLPVVSADDGQFAIAALIDEVAMSMPDLRPVWSQYALQATRWYTNNAGVEFYQRLERVKEGPKSVLATYYVVLGLGFLGRFGLPGAVQYGATQTRTDLARILGVDPDRDWFAGALRPVREEAVTPVGFQGPWWRSIWMGRGLAIALVVLAVIMLVIAIRSGMES; translated from the coding sequence GTGGAACGGTCGATCGGCGTCTACGGCGAGGATGTGCTGCTCTGGGTCTGCGCGCTGCGCCAGTCCAAGCAGCGCCCTCAGGCGGAGTACCTGCTTCAACAGGCGAACCAGCTCATGAACGAGCTGAAGTCGTCGAAGGCCACGGACGATCTGCCCGTCGTGTCCGCCGACGACGGTCAGTTCGCGATCGCCGCCCTCATCGACGAGGTCGCGATGAGCATGCCCGACCTGCGCCCCGTCTGGTCGCAGTACGCGCTGCAGGCGACTCGTTGGTACACAAACAATGCGGGCGTCGAGTTTTACCAGCGCCTCGAGCGCGTGAAGGAGGGGCCGAAGAGCGTGCTCGCCACCTATTACGTGGTGCTCGGCCTCGGCTTTCTGGGCAGGTTCGGTTTGCCCGGCGCGGTGCAGTACGGCGCGACGCAGACGCGCACCGATCTCGCGCGCATCCTCGGCGTCGATCCCGATCGCGACTGGTTTGCCGGCGCGCTGCGGCCCGTGCGCGAGGAGGCGGTGACCCCCGTCGGCTTTCAGGGCCCGTGGTGGCGATCGATCTGGATGGGCCGCGGGCTCGCGATCGCGCTCGTGGTGCTCGCCGTGATCATGCTGGTCATCGCGATCCGCAGCGGGATGGAGTCATGA
- a CDS encoding YncE family protein, with translation MPLSSRDPGKKRVRCPTCLEVVSLQTDLCPECNEPIGGRPAPTSRPGVLAVKPPSWLALHWRPLVTALSMVALVCTGVALRTLAPGRFLPPRAASRAPTVSPACTTPCWNGEACQAGQCAWQKPNDVGHLSDQPILSGPFSLPKDVSDALPLDGERFALALLTGMQVHDARTGALLTLVSDAPQLRGLYRVDDVLYATSPQRIYVIDAATTGLLKTIELGAVVGQVSVGANGRRALASLPGAHAVAILATEYHAEIDRIQFGDDPVGPMGVDDTGTRALTTTGQKPLPGLRDPAGGAVYAFDPSRLASRQDRVRTSMLGNPVDVLMAPDGSSSYVVLRAEDALVPLEWLPSGAVRRRDRIQTCDEPEQIELLRAGRRAIVRCHEGRALEVFDLVTGELIRHIPFNGRATDLVVSPDGEQAIVSLTGDGSGAVAIVDLKAYTVKLLSLSAEPTRVRLTPDGRTALVLSDRAKVAWVVR, from the coding sequence ATGCCCCTGTCCTCCAGGGACCCGGGGAAGAAGCGCGTTCGCTGCCCGACGTGCCTCGAGGTCGTCTCGCTCCAGACCGACCTCTGCCCCGAGTGCAACGAGCCGATCGGAGGGCGCCCCGCCCCCACCTCGCGGCCGGGTGTGCTGGCCGTCAAACCGCCGAGCTGGCTGGCCCTCCACTGGCGCCCCCTCGTCACCGCGCTGTCGATGGTGGCGCTCGTTTGCACGGGCGTCGCGCTGCGCACCCTCGCGCCTGGCCGTTTTCTGCCGCCGCGCGCAGCATCCCGCGCGCCCACGGTCTCGCCCGCGTGCACCACGCCCTGCTGGAACGGCGAGGCTTGTCAGGCGGGCCAGTGCGCCTGGCAGAAGCCGAACGACGTCGGGCACCTGAGCGATCAGCCGATTCTGTCGGGTCCGTTCTCTCTGCCGAAAGACGTGTCGGATGCCTTGCCGCTCGACGGCGAGAGGTTCGCCCTCGCGCTGCTCACGGGCATGCAGGTCCACGACGCGCGCACCGGGGCGCTGCTCACGCTCGTCAGCGACGCGCCTCAGCTCCGCGGGCTCTACCGGGTCGACGACGTCCTCTACGCCACCTCGCCGCAGCGGATCTACGTGATCGATGCGGCGACGACGGGGCTGCTCAAGACCATCGAGCTCGGCGCGGTGGTGGGGCAGGTCTCGGTCGGCGCGAACGGTCGGCGCGCGCTCGCGTCGCTCCCGGGCGCGCATGCCGTCGCGATCCTCGCGACCGAGTATCACGCCGAGATCGACCGCATCCAGTTCGGCGACGATCCGGTCGGCCCGATGGGCGTCGACGACACGGGAACGCGCGCGCTCACGACGACGGGGCAGAAGCCGCTGCCGGGTCTGCGCGATCCGGCGGGCGGCGCGGTGTACGCCTTCGATCCGAGCCGGCTCGCGTCGCGACAGGATCGCGTGCGCACCTCGATGCTCGGCAACCCCGTCGACGTGCTCATGGCTCCCGACGGATCGTCGAGCTACGTGGTCCTGCGCGCCGAGGACGCGCTCGTGCCCCTCGAGTGGCTCCCTTCGGGCGCGGTGCGCCGGCGCGATCGCATCCAGACCTGCGACGAGCCCGAGCAAATCGAGCTTCTGCGGGCGGGCCGGCGAGCCATCGTGCGCTGCCACGAGGGGCGCGCGCTCGAGGTGTTCGACCTCGTCACCGGCGAGCTGATCAGGCACATCCCGTTCAACGGTCGCGCGACGGATCTCGTGGTCTCTCCGGACGGCGAGCAGGCGATCGTGAGCTTGACGGGCGACGGCTCCGGGGCGGTCGCGATCGTGGATCTCAAGGCGTACACGGTGAAGCTCTTGTCGCTCTCGGCGGAGCCGACGCGCGTCCGACTGACGCCGGATGGGCGCACGGCGCTCGTGCTCTCGGACCGCGCCAAGGTCGCGTGGGTGGTGCGATGA
- the eno gene encoding phosphopyruvate hydratase, with amino-acid sequence MSEIQSVLAREILDSRGNPTVEAVVTTLSGEGRAAVPSGASTGEFEAVELRDGDKKRYVGKGVLKAVRNVETTLGPAVVGMDALDQAAVDKILCEADGTPNKGKLGANAILAVSMAVARAAADTVGLPLWRYLGGASARVLPTPLMNILNGGVHADNGLEIQEFMVVPYGASSFSEALRMGVEVFHALKGILKKAGHVTAVGDEGGFAPRLASNDAALEQVVRAIEAAGYRPGEDIGVALDSAMSEFYDADKAQYTFDKAQRTPEELVAIYEDFVKRYPIVSIEDGCAENDSKGWKLLTERLGKKVQLVGDDLFVTNPERLARGMADGLANSILIKLNQIGTVTETLDCIRTASEGGYRSIISHRSGETEDTFIADLAVATNAGQIKTGSSSRSDRVAKYNQLLRIAFELGDGQVFAGRAPYKR; translated from the coding sequence ATGTCCGAGATCCAGAGCGTGCTGGCCCGCGAAATCCTCGACTCGCGGGGCAACCCCACCGTGGAGGCCGTGGTCACCACGCTGAGCGGCGAGGGCCGCGCCGCCGTCCCGAGCGGGGCGTCGACCGGCGAGTTCGAGGCCGTCGAGCTTCGAGACGGCGACAAGAAGCGCTACGTCGGCAAGGGCGTGCTGAAGGCCGTGCGCAACGTCGAGACGACGCTCGGCCCCGCGGTCGTGGGCATGGACGCCCTCGATCAGGCCGCCGTCGACAAGATCCTCTGCGAGGCCGACGGCACCCCGAACAAGGGCAAGCTCGGCGCGAACGCGATCCTCGCCGTCTCGATGGCCGTGGCGCGCGCGGCGGCGGACACGGTGGGGCTGCCGCTGTGGCGCTACCTCGGCGGCGCGTCGGCGCGCGTGCTGCCCACGCCGCTCATGAACATCTTGAACGGCGGCGTGCACGCCGACAACGGCCTCGAGATCCAGGAGTTCATGGTCGTGCCCTACGGCGCGTCGTCGTTCTCCGAGGCGCTGCGCATGGGCGTCGAGGTGTTCCACGCGCTCAAGGGCATCTTGAAGAAGGCCGGGCACGTGACGGCGGTCGGCGACGAGGGCGGCTTCGCGCCGCGGCTCGCGTCGAACGACGCGGCGCTCGAGCAGGTCGTGCGCGCGATCGAGGCCGCCGGCTACCGGCCGGGCGAGGACATCGGCGTCGCGCTCGACAGCGCGATGAGCGAGTTCTACGACGCGGACAAGGCGCAGTACACCTTCGACAAGGCGCAGCGGACGCCCGAAGAGCTGGTCGCGATCTACGAGGATTTCGTCAAGCGCTACCCGATCGTCTCGATCGAGGACGGGTGCGCGGAGAACGACTCGAAGGGCTGGAAGCTGCTCACCGAGCGGCTCGGCAAGAAGGTGCAGCTCGTCGGCGACGACCTGTTCGTCACCAACCCCGAGCGGCTCGCGCGCGGCATGGCCGATGGGCTCGCCAATTCGATCCTCATCAAGCTGAACCAGATCGGCACCGTCACCGAGACGCTCGACTGCATCCGCACCGCGTCCGAGGGCGGCTATCGGTCGATCATCTCGCACCGCTCGGGCGAGACCGAGGACACGTTCATCGCCGACCTCGCCGTCGCGACCAACGCGGGTCAGATCAAGACGGGGTCTTCGTCGCGCTCGGATCGCGTCGCGAAGTACAACCAGCTCCTGCGCATCGCCTTCGAGCTCGGCGACGGCCAGGTCTTCGCGGGGCGCGCGCCGTACAAGCGCTGA